Part of the Nicotiana sylvestris chromosome 5, ASM39365v2, whole genome shotgun sequence genome is shown below.
gttaatttctttccctttaataggcgatccctttataccacgccaatagaacccagaacgagttcacggcctcaacctcacaagggtcgagcccaggtcgaagacagactagacaggcccgcatcgaacgagcagtggcccaggtctggccaaccgcgcgtgggctggatttgggcccatgattattcgtttggccgactgtgcacgcaacTTCGGTCCTGATTTTGAAGCATTTCCTAATTACAtcacaaacaacttgcaagcatataattaattaggactatctactgttctcgattgatagagacgaacacgacaagaaacgtagttgctataggatatcctttaaaaaaaataagaacgagatgagcctcgacgaaaataaacaaaacacgcagatgcggggcccttgttaaatgtatattattgaagcatttagtttccgggacgggttgtttagcaaatctcacaaccctcctaaaataacaatacgttagtctctttaggatgcgCTTTAATAAGCCTTGCCTTCttaaaaactcgggtgcacatttatgtgacccaaatccaaatctcgacggattcgaaatgtatttctaatcacgggtacattgattgtgacgtgatccgagaggcatatccatgacgtcgctaattccttttaaaagtagaacgagacgagcctcgtcaaaaaatgaaaaatgtacACAGCCACGGGGCCCTccaactgtatatatattaaaacacttagaattcgggataggtCATTTAGCGAATgttacggccctccccaaaacaaccatacgttagttgctttaggcgcgtcttaaataatttatttttcttaattcgggtgcacatttatgtgacccaaatccaaatctcagccgagtcgagatatatcaataaccacgggtgcattgatgtagcgtggttcgagatatgttttcacgacgttgcaagtcctataaaaataacggtgaacgataaaagcggataaaagataaaattggcacataggttcataattgtattaaaaatcagataaataagccgaatataacagttgagcgaccgtgctagaaccacggaactcgggaatgcctaacaccttctcccgggttaacagaattccttatccggatttctggtacgcagactgtaatatagagtcattattttcctcgattcgggattaaaattggtgacttgggacaccctaaatctcccaagtggcgactctgaaataaataaactaatcccgttccgattgtcctttaattggaaaaactcccttgcgccctctcgggtgcggaaaaaggaggtgtgacaatcttATTATCTATTtgatcttagtagggccctgaccttcctcgtcactacctaaccgaggttaggcttggcacttactgagtaccgatgtggtgtactcatgcctcttctgtgcatgtttttcatgtgcagattcaggtaccgctactcaggcctatcatcatTAAGGAGGAGactactctagagacttcgaggtacatctgccgcgttcgcagaccgagaagtccctttctattcctgcttttagtatttagcccttttgtattttttctatttttattagacattccggagttagagctatatgttattgatcttagcttgtgattcatgggttttcgggtcttggatttttgtttggtattgagagttaaatgTGTTGTATGCCGAGCGgtacatttaaacactgttactactttatttctgtttaaattgtttacttccgtaaattttggtttttctttcgcaaattaggcttacctagtcgtagagactaggttccgtcacgatggttcacggagggcgaaccagggtcgtgacagatATGGTGCTCTCCTCTGGGACTATGCTATGCAGAAGATAGACGCCGATACCATAAGCGAGAATAAAGCACCACAAAGATTGCTAGGCAAATCACAGAGTCAGATTCAAAGTTGCAGATAGTGTTAGAGTAGCTTTAGGTGAATGTAGTTTTAGAAGGTTGTTTTAGTTGAATACTATTTTTTGAATAGTTTTTTGGTGAAGATGGTATTCAGTTAGAAAAATCCATGTTTTAATCACTTTATCAACATTGTTCATATATGACCATTGCAACTTTTCAATCTATGTTTTATTGTTTTGTTCATAAGTATTCATACTTAGTCTACAGTTTCTATTCATATGTATCTTACAGGATATATTCATATGTATTCAACAGGGCGTATAAGTATGTATTAAGATTCAGTCACTTTGTATGTATATCAAAGTCAGAAACTGTATATTACAGGTTTATACGTATGTACTCAActtgatgtatttattttacttAAGCAGGTTATATTCATATTTATACAAATCTATAAATAATTGTATTCATTTGATTTTATTTGTATAGTCAAGGCAGACACAATGTATAAGACAATTTATATTTTTGTATGTATTCAACATTGTATATTAGTATGTAATCAGCTCCTCACGTGTGTTATATCTAAATCAGAGACTGAATAATACAATTGTTGTAATTATATATTCAGCAGATTGTATATGTATTTATTGAAATTGTTATATAGTTGTATTCAGATGTATTGTGGTTGGTTATGTATATACAACTCAGCCACTGTCTATGATAGATTGTCTAAGTATCTGTTGAAAGGTTGTATTCGAATGTATTTAACACAATACTACAACTAACTAGTACACTGGATATATTCATTTAAAGGTTCAAAATGTATTATTTCACAATGTCATTAGAAGTAATTACAAATCGTTGGAGCACTAGTACATGCCAGAGTGTTAACTAAATCCTACGTGGAGCATTTCTACACGTTCGCTTATTATGTCCTCTCTGCCCATATATGCAACATGAATATTGATTTTTCGGCTGTAGCAATTCACTGAAAGGATTATCGCGCTTCTTCTTTGGCCTTCCAGGAGGTCTTTTCCATTTGGGGGTAATACAACTTCCTCTGCAACATGTGCTGGTATATTCCATTCATTTCTGTCCGGTAGCGGGTACATAGGCACATCGTATGTCATTACAACAGAATTCGGTTTGTAATAGTTAGAGCAATAATCTTCTGGCATTAGAAACTTGCTCTTCAATACAACCCAATCATGTGGGCATGGTAACTCATCAACTTGGAACCTCCCGCAAACGCATTTTCTCTCTAACAGGTAGACGGTGTAATTCCTCCCTCCATCAGTAACCATATGTAAGTATTCAGTCGATGGTATCACCTATATTTAAACATAGACCTATAAGTTTTGAGCATATATAAACAAAAAAATTCATTTATATACCATAGAATAGACGAATTAAATATACAACAGGATGAATTAAATCAAATATGTACTGAATACAAACATATTTCTGTATGTATAATGCAGAATTATTAAGTTAAATAATGCATCATATATGCATAATGCATAAATATTTCAGTTAAACAAATGAATTTCTATATGTATAATGCAGAATTATTCTGTTAAATACAACTAAAATGTTTGAATACAGAAGAATACATCATTTATGTAGACTGGAAAATTATAAACTATAATTACGTCTTATCTTATGAATACATTGTTATACATCTAAAATCTGGTTAACTTTAGGCAgttgaaaagaaacaaaaacattATAGGACTTTGCATGATAATACAATTGAATACATCTATCTTAAaaaaggtataaattatttcagAAAACATTAAGCTATCTAAAGAAAGAGCTAAATATATGATACAATTACATTACAATAAAATTTACAGTCATGCGTGTAGACATTGCCTCATTCAAAGTCAGCATCTCCTGGTATTTTTTTCCAAGCGTTGTGTAAGTTTGTGTAGCTTCTTTGCGGTTACTGCAATTCCAATGTCCAAACATCTTTTTAACTTCTTCGAGGAAGTCGTATATTGGCAATTCCCTTGCTGACACTAGTGCGACATTGATTGACTCAACAATATTTGACGTCATGGTCCATCCACTGTTAACGGGTGCATACAACCTAACCCACTTTTCGTATCCAGCTGACTCTAAGTATTCTTTCACCCTAATATCTACCTTCTCCATCAGACTGTCAACAGCTTGTGTGTATGCTTTTGCCATCGAGAAGTATATCTCGCTCAACTTTGCATGGCTCTTTTTGAATTTCTTATATACGTTGTTCCGTAGATGCCATATACAGGCAAAATGCGGTACATCTGGATACACTCTCGATATAGATTTAATGATACTTTCATTTCTATCTGAAACGATGCACATGTTTTTCCTATCACCGTATGctatcttgaattgctcaaagaaccacgTCCAAGCAGCATCGTTCTCTAAATCAATAACACCATATGCTAGTGGCAATATATGACCTGTAAAGACAATTGCatacatatttttaaaatatgtatTTCAATCTTtacaattttaacaaaatttatTATAATTCACGTACTCACCTGCACCATCCAACGTGCTGGCCGAGACGACTGTCCCGGTGTAGTAAGATTTTAGGTGACTTCCATCCACAACCATAATGGGTCTACAATGATCAAACCCCTTTATAAaaacatacaaatatatatacacatacatgaACTCATTTTTGGGTAATTTTACCATTCTAATGTGCGAACCTGGATATGTCTTATCCATTGTATATAAGTATCCTGGTAATTTTTTGTATGAATCAGTCGGTTCACCTCTCAAAAAATTCATTGCATTTTCTTTAGCCCGCCACACCAACATGTAACTAACATCTACATCTAAATCTGATTTTACATCATCAATTATATCCTTTGGGGTGTATTTCCTCTTATGATTAGTAAGCTTTGGCCTAATCATACCACCTATAAGGTTGCCACTTGTCTGTCGCTGCTCATACACCTTGTCCTTCAACGTACATGTATGCTTATCAATGAACTCTCTCACTTTGAATAGTTCTAATTTGTTAATGCTCGAAGCCTTAAACCTCCCTTCACAATCTTCTGACATACATAATAATGCATAGCTGCAAAGAATTTATTATTATACATATGATTAACATAAATGCTTACAAAAAATCACTCATATACACATGAATACAAATACGGCTATAGTTATTTGTGCAaataatacaactgaatacactTATAACTATGCATACATTTGCATACAACTAGTAAACCAAAGAGAAAAACAATGAGAGCCACTGTAATAAGTTTATACCATTAAAATACAGAAGAATACATGTATTTGAAGATCATAAAATACTAGTTAACCACATCAGTGAAGATCAATTATCTTACAAATATGCATAAACACATCAACATATAACTTACAACTCCAACCATAAATACAAGATAcgacaaaaataaagaataatAAAATATACTCAAACCTGATAGAATTAGACCTATCAACTCAGAATTGAAACTAATGCTCCATCACCTCTTTCAATGT
Proteins encoded:
- the LOC138869666 gene encoding uncharacterized protein translates to MTSLTVLLRHSGKWNIESNYVDYSIEGILVKEYASYSDLVQLGIDLSSKSIKIQYKVEENCTPMEIHNDIGYRVYVELKKENREFGRYPLCIITIEKELVSGGSLIQGYILQIDEAVQMYDSDTDDTLALDFVSSGQAIGVFELDKNLIISKTNQRKVMVDNYALLCMSEDCEGRFKASSINKLELFKVREFIDKHTCTLKDKVYEQRQTSGNLIGGMIRPKLTNHKRKYTPKDIIDDVKSDLDVDVSYMLVWRAKENAMNFLRGEPTDSYKKLPGYLYTMDKTYPGSHIRMGFDHCRPIMVVDGSHLKSYYTGTVVSASTLDGAGHILPLAYGVIDLENDAAWTWFFEQFKIAYGDRKNMCIVSDRNESIIKSISRVYPDVPHFACIWHLRNNVYKKFKKSHAKLSEIYFSMAKAYTQAVDSLMEKVDIRVKEYLESAGYEKWVRLYAPVNSGWTMTSNIVESINVALVSARELPIYDFLEEVKKMFGHWNCSNRKEATQTYTTLGKKYQEMLTLNEAMSTRMTVIPSTEYLHMVTDGGRNYTVYLLERKCVCGRFQVDELPCPHDWVVLKSKFLMPEDYCSNYYKPNSVVMTYDVPMYPLPDRNEWNIPAHVAEEVVLPPNGKDLLEGQRRSAIILSVNCYSRKINIHVAYMGREDIISERVEMLHVGFS